The following are from one region of the Thermus albus genome:
- a CDS encoding DegV family protein, protein MKVALVTDSTADLPKPLREGLGVRVVPLYVNLGGRIYKDWEEISPAEIFQKVREGTAFPTTSQPSPEDFQRTYQEALMAADHVLSIHISAKLSGTVQSATLAAQDFPGRITVFDSQAASLGIGMMVLRAHELLSQGHTLEEVLSELDRIRKDHFVRFSVATLEFLKRGGRIGGAQAFLGTLLGIKPILTLKEGRVEPAGRARGERKAREEILRDFQTWAQGRKRIRAFFLFSAEENAVTELKEMVLSSGLPVEEALVSELGAVIASHTGPGTYGFYAYSL, encoded by the coding sequence ATGAAGGTAGCCCTGGTAACCGACTCCACCGCCGACCTACCCAAGCCCCTACGGGAGGGCCTGGGGGTGCGGGTGGTGCCCCTTTACGTGAACCTGGGAGGGCGCATCTATAAGGACTGGGAGGAGATCTCTCCCGCGGAGATCTTCCAAAAGGTCCGGGAAGGTACCGCCTTTCCCACCACCAGCCAGCCTTCCCCCGAGGACTTCCAGCGCACCTACCAGGAAGCCCTGATGGCGGCCGACCACGTGCTTTCCATCCACATCTCCGCCAAGCTTTCGGGCACGGTCCAGTCGGCGACGCTGGCGGCGCAAGACTTTCCCGGCCGCATCACCGTCTTTGATAGCCAAGCCGCCTCCTTGGGGATCGGCATGATGGTGCTCCGGGCCCACGAGCTACTTTCCCAAGGCCACACCCTGGAGGAGGTGCTTTCGGAGCTAGACCGCATCCGCAAGGACCACTTCGTGCGCTTCAGCGTGGCCACCTTGGAGTTTTTGAAGCGGGGAGGCCGCATCGGCGGGGCCCAGGCTTTCTTGGGCACTCTTCTGGGCATCAAGCCGATTCTGACCCTCAAAGAGGGCCGGGTGGAACCAGCAGGCCGGGCCCGGGGGGAAAGGAAGGCCCGGGAGGAGATCCTTAGGGACTTCCAAACCTGGGCCCAGGGAAGGAAGCGCATCCGAGCCTTCTTCCTCTTTAGTGCCGAGGAGAACGCGGTCACGGAGCTAAAGGAGATGGTCCTTTCCTCAGGCCTTCCCGTGGAGGAGGCCCTGGTGAGCGAACTAGGGGCGGTGATCGCCAGCCACACCGGCCCCGGCACCTACGGGTTTTATGCCTACAGCCTCTAA
- a CDS encoding sulfite exporter TauE/SafE family protein, translating into MNLATFCLEVFLGSVLAGLVGALTGLGGGVILVPLLVLAFKVDLHHALGASLISVIATSSGAAAAYVREGYTNLRLGMFLELATTLGAVLGANLLGILPKRWVALIFGLVLIHSAYTGYRNRQVDGRDVGPSDPLARRLRLEGTYPTPQGLRPYGVHRVLPGLGLMGLAGVLSGLLGIGSGALKVLAMDRIMGLPYKVSTTTSNFMIGVTAAASAGIYLREGYINPVLSCPVVLGVLVGAFLGARILPKSPVPRLRLLFAGVIALLGIQMLLQGIRP; encoded by the coding sequence ATGAATCTAGCCACCTTTTGCCTAGAAGTGTTTCTGGGAAGCGTGCTGGCTGGTCTGGTGGGAGCCCTCACGGGCCTCGGCGGAGGCGTGATCCTGGTTCCCCTCTTGGTTTTGGCCTTTAAGGTGGACCTCCACCATGCTTTAGGCGCCTCCTTGATCTCGGTGATCGCCACCAGCAGCGGGGCAGCGGCGGCCTATGTGCGCGAGGGGTACACCAACCTTCGCCTGGGGATGTTCCTGGAGCTGGCCACCACCTTGGGTGCCGTCTTGGGGGCCAATCTTTTGGGGATCCTGCCCAAGCGTTGGGTGGCCTTAATCTTTGGCCTGGTGCTCATCCACTCCGCCTACACGGGCTACCGAAACCGGCAGGTGGATGGACGCGACGTGGGTCCCTCGGATCCGCTGGCCCGGCGGCTCCGCCTCGAGGGGACCTACCCCACACCCCAAGGTCTTAGGCCCTACGGGGTGCATCGGGTATTACCCGGATTGGGCCTTATGGGCTTGGCTGGCGTTCTTTCCGGGCTTTTGGGCATCGGCTCAGGGGCCCTCAAAGTTTTAGCCATGGACCGGATCATGGGGCTTCCCTATAAGGTCTCCACCACCACCTCCAACTTCATGATCGGGGTCACGGCGGCTGCCAGTGCCGGCATCTACCTGAGAGAGGGATACATTAACCCCGTGCTCAGCTGCCCGGTCGTCCTGGGGGTGCTCGTAGGTGCTTTCCTGGGGGCTAGGATCCTTCCTAAAAGCCCCGTCCCCCGTCTACGCCTTCTATTCGCCGGGGTGATTGCCCTTTTGGGCATCCAGATGCTTCTCCAAGGGATACGGCCGTGA
- the serA gene encoding phosphoglycerate dehydrogenase produces MWRVLVSDDMRLGDTKYPGVLLDYRPGIGREELLEIIPAYDALITRSRTRVDAELLKRGKRLKVVGRGGVGVDNVDLEAASRLGILVVNVPEANTRSAAELAFGLLLAAARGIALSDRKIRAGEWDRKFLGLELKGKTLGIIGLGRIGGQVARFAKGFEMRVLAYDPYIPRTRAESLGVELLEDLADLLRQSHFLTIHAPLTEETRGMIGRRELYLLPRNAVVVNAARGGIVDEKALLEVLEEGHLFAAGLDVFAEEPPPKDHPLLKHPQVVLTAHLGANTIEAQDRVGEAVLERVVRTLEGDLSYALNTGFDPEALQVLRGFLPLGEALGKLLAQITRGRPQVLEVSFLGQFEKDPEPIASAVAKGFLSRVLGEEMVNLVSARPLLKDRGIRLITRKEEQAGEYTRLLEVRLSTDQEERRARGVVMAGRPRLVGIDDYALEVVPEGYMLVCVNYDRPGVVGQVGTLLGEAGVNIAGMQLGRDVPGGRALFVLTVDQKPALEVLEALRALPVLERVDLAEL; encoded by the coding sequence ATGTGGCGGGTTCTGGTTTCCGACGACATGCGGCTTGGGGATACGAAGTACCCGGGAGTGCTCTTGGACTATCGTCCAGGGATTGGGCGGGAGGAGCTTCTGGAGATCATCCCCGCCTACGATGCCCTCATCACCCGCAGCCGTACCCGGGTGGACGCCGAGCTCCTGAAACGGGGCAAGCGGCTCAAGGTGGTGGGCCGGGGCGGGGTGGGGGTGGATAACGTGGACCTCGAGGCGGCAAGCCGCCTGGGCATCCTGGTGGTGAACGTCCCCGAGGCCAACACCCGCTCGGCGGCGGAGCTGGCCTTTGGCCTCCTCCTGGCGGCGGCCCGGGGCATTGCCCTTTCCGACCGCAAGATCCGCGCCGGGGAGTGGGACCGGAAGTTTTTGGGCCTGGAGCTCAAGGGCAAGACCCTGGGCATCATCGGCCTGGGGCGGATTGGAGGCCAGGTGGCCCGCTTCGCCAAGGGCTTTGAGATGCGGGTTTTGGCCTACGATCCCTATATCCCCCGCACCCGGGCGGAAAGCCTGGGGGTGGAACTCCTTGAGGACCTTGCCGACCTCCTCCGCCAAAGCCACTTCCTCACCATCCACGCGCCCCTCACCGAGGAAACCCGGGGGATGATCGGCCGGCGGGAGCTTTACCTCCTGCCCCGGAATGCGGTGGTGGTGAACGCCGCCCGGGGAGGGATCGTGGACGAGAAGGCCCTGTTGGAGGTTTTGGAGGAGGGCCACCTCTTCGCCGCCGGTTTGGACGTGTTTGCGGAGGAGCCTCCCCCCAAGGACCACCCCCTCTTAAAGCATCCCCAGGTGGTCCTCACCGCCCATCTGGGGGCCAACACCATAGAAGCCCAGGACCGGGTGGGGGAGGCGGTCTTGGAACGGGTGGTGCGCACCCTGGAGGGGGATCTTTCCTACGCCTTGAACACGGGGTTTGACCCCGAGGCCCTCCAGGTCCTAAGGGGCTTTCTACCCCTGGGGGAGGCCCTGGGCAAGCTCCTCGCCCAGATCACCCGGGGCCGGCCCCAGGTCCTAGAGGTGAGCTTCCTGGGCCAGTTTGAGAAGGACCCCGAACCCATCGCCAGCGCCGTGGCCAAGGGGTTCTTGTCCCGGGTCTTGGGGGAGGAGATGGTGAACCTGGTTTCCGCAAGGCCCCTTCTTAAGGACCGGGGCATCCGCCTCATCACCCGCAAGGAGGAGCAGGCGGGAGAGTACACGAGGCTTTTGGAGGTGCGCCTCTCCACAGACCAAGAGGAGCGCCGGGCCCGGGGGGTGGTGATGGCGGGCCGGCCCAGGTTGGTGGGTATAGATGACTATGCCCTCGAGGTGGTACCCGAGGGGTACATGCTGGTCTGCGTGAACTACGACCGGCCCGGGGTGGTAGGCCAGGTGGGAACCCTTTTGGGGGAGGCGGGGGTGAACATCGCCGGGATGCAGCTGGGCCGGGACGTGCCGGGGGGAAGGGCCCTTTTTGTCCTCACCGTGGACCAGAAACCCGCTTTGGAGGTGTTGGAGGCGCTTAGGGCCTTGCCGGTTTTGGAGCGGGTGGACCTGGCGGAGCTTTAG